The following coding sequences lie in one Halarcobacter mediterraneus genomic window:
- a CDS encoding AAA family ATPase, which yields MTNNKIIEEIKAEISKIIVGQEDMVNSILIGLLTNGHILLEGVPGLAKTTTVKTVADVIDLKFKRVQFTPDLLPSDIIGAQIYDMKTSEFKIKKGPIFTNLLLADEINRAPAKVQSALLEVMQERQVTIAEDSFKVDSPFLVLATQNPIEQEGAYTLPEAQLDRFMFKIVVGYNTKEEEFQIAKKVTSSKKEDVNKVINKQSLEDLRKEVESIHIDEELQRYIVDIICATREPKEYGLEEIADYIQFGASPRATIDMFKAVKAMAFIRGNDYVSPLDIALIIKNVLRHRIILSYEAEAMQKTTDEIIQKIMEVIQVP from the coding sequence ATGACAAATAATAAAATAATAGAAGAAATTAAAGCAGAGATTTCAAAAATAATTGTTGGTCAAGAAGATATGGTCAATTCAATTTTAATAGGGCTATTAACAAATGGTCATATTCTTCTAGAAGGTGTACCAGGACTTGCAAAAACCACAACTGTAAAAACAGTTGCAGATGTAATTGATTTAAAATTTAAAAGGGTGCAATTTACTCCCGATTTACTTCCTAGTGATATCATTGGTGCACAAATTTATGATATGAAAACAAGTGAATTTAAAATAAAAAAAGGTCCTATATTTACTAATCTTTTACTTGCAGATGAAATAAACAGAGCTCCTGCAAAAGTTCAATCAGCTTTACTTGAAGTTATGCAAGAAAGACAAGTAACTATTGCAGAAGATAGCTTTAAAGTTGATTCTCCTTTTTTAGTACTTGCAACACAAAATCCTATAGAACAAGAAGGTGCTTATACACTTCCTGAAGCCCAACTTGATAGATTTATGTTTAAAATAGTAGTTGGATATAACACAAAAGAAGAAGAGTTTCAAATAGCAAAAAAAGTTACTTCAAGTAAAAAAGAAGATGTTAATAAAGTGATAAATAAACAAAGCTTAGAAGACTTAAGAAAAGAAGTTGAGAGTATTCATATTGATGAAGAATTGCAAAGATATATTGTAGATATAATTTGTGCTACAAGAGAACCAAAAGAGTATGGCTTAGAAGAGATTGCAGACTATATTCAATTTGGAGCAAGCCCAAGAGCTACGATTGATATGTTTAAAGCAGTAAAAGCTATGGCCTTTATTAGAGGAAATGATTATGTAAGTCCACTTGATATTGCTTTAATAATAAAAAATGTATTAAGACATAGAATTATTCTATCTTATGAAGCAGAAGCAATGCAAAAGACAACAGATGAAATAATTCAAAAAATCATGGAAGTAATTCAAGTACCTTAA
- a CDS encoding TonB-dependent receptor: MMLVYGVTSNATTPEAQTGHNYEIDFDYSLLDMLNADNAIFGFTAYKYNVDNYMHPTKNLTLNNQSDMDIWGVESVFRYQKDELSFSLSHTYTDGEVKDLSSGDTYDHFTSNIHIFKTDIDYQLNDRLYFNYNAEFVPSNKIQNSWQTEEANRAGYAVHNISTTYSPVSLSGAKILFGIDNLFDKKYQRHTSFGAYWGDTDSGSYEVGRNFKVKLSYKF, translated from the coding sequence ATGATGCTTGTATATGGAGTTACTTCAAATGCAACTACACCAGAAGCACAAACAGGTCATAACTATGAAATAGATTTTGATTATAGCTTATTAGATATGTTAAATGCAGATAATGCAATATTTGGATTTACAGCATATAAATACAATGTAGACAACTATATGCATCCAACTAAAAACCTAACTTTAAATAACCAAAGTGATATGGATATTTGGGGAGTTGAGTCTGTATTTAGATATCAGAAAGATGAATTATCATTTAGTTTAAGTCATACTTATACAGATGGTGAAGTAAAAGATTTATCATCAGGAGATACATATGATCACTTTACTTCAAATATTCATATCTTTAAAACAGATATAGATTATCAACTAAATGATAGACTTTACTTTAACTATAATGCTGAATTTGTCCCTAGTAATAAAATACAAAATTCTTGGCAAACAGAAGAAGCAAATAGAGCAGGTTATGCAGTTCATAATATTTCAACTACATATTCTCCTGTAAGTTTATCAGGTGCAAAAATTCTTTTTGGAATAGACAATCTTTTTGATAAAAAATATCAAAGACATACTTCATTTGGTGCATATTGGGGAGATACTGATAGTGGTTCTTATGAAGTAGGAAGAAACTTCAAAGTTAAACTTTCTTACAAATTCTAA
- a CDS encoding vWA domain-containing protein: MFNNLFSIQFEYPYLLLLIIVFILCSIYCKAKTPTYLIPHLNIFNKSQEKINMIHSLLKYLVIICSILALASPYKNLNTQIIKNEGIDIVLSLDTSGSMKEFGFNQLKPEETRFKVVKDIVKDFIPKRVNDNISVIVFGTSVMMATPLSFDKNAQLEIIDYLDIGIVGDKTALIDSLVSASKILKNSKAKSKVMVILSDGADNASTIPFQVAIKMLKKHSIKVYTIGIGNSNKIMLNKIAQETLGKAFFANSKQELSSIYQEIDKLEKSKIDNNKITLKNYLFFYPLFLAIILLIILIYLKNKE; the protein is encoded by the coding sequence ATGTTTAATAATCTTTTTTCAATACAGTTTGAATACCCATATTTACTATTACTAATTATTGTTTTTATTTTATGTTCAATATACTGTAAAGCAAAAACTCCAACATATTTAATTCCTCACTTAAATATATTTAATAAAAGTCAAGAAAAAATAAATATGATACATTCTCTTTTAAAATATTTAGTAATTATTTGTTCTATTTTGGCACTTGCTTCTCCATATAAAAATCTAAATACACAAATAATAAAAAATGAAGGAATAGATATTGTATTAAGTCTTGATACAAGTGGGTCTATGAAAGAGTTTGGCTTTAATCAACTTAAACCTGAAGAAACAAGATTTAAAGTAGTAAAAGATATTGTAAAAGATTTCATACCTAAAAGAGTAAATGATAATATTTCAGTTATTGTTTTTGGAACTTCAGTTATGATGGCAACACCATTGAGCTTTGATAAAAATGCCCAATTAGAAATCATTGATTATTTAGATATTGGAATAGTAGGAGATAAAACTGCTTTAATTGACTCTTTAGTTTCTGCAAGTAAAATCTTAAAAAATTCAAAGGCAAAATCAAAAGTGATGGTTATATTAAGTGATGGAGCTGATAATGCTAGTACCATTCCATTCCAAGTTGCCATAAAAATGTTAAAAAAACACTCAATAAAAGTCTATACTATAGGAATAGGAAACTCAAATAAAATAATGCTAAATAAAATTGCTCAAGAAACTTTAGGAAAAGCTTTTTTTGCAAATTCAAAACAAGAACTTAGCTCAATTTATCAAGAAATTGATAAACTTGAAAAAAGTAAAATAGACAATAATAAAATTACTTTAAAAAATTATTTATTTTTCTATCCACTATTTTTAGCTATTATACTACTCATCATTTTAATTTATTTAAAAAATAAGGAATAA
- the rpsB gene encoding 30S ribosomal protein S2, which produces MVTMKDLLECGVHFGHQTRRWNPKMKKYIFGVRKNIYIIDLQKTLRYFRYTYNVVRDAAAEGQTMIFVGTKKQASQAVKDAAIKCGMPYVNHRWLGGMLTNYGTIKKSIRKLEVIKKMREEGQLDLLTKKEALMLTRKEEKLELYLGGIKEMNKLPDLMFVLDAVKEKIAIKEARRLGIKVVAPLDTNCDPDVVDYPIPGNDDAIRSIQLFCNEMAEAMNEGKAALAEEEGTEVEEAPVSEDEAKEVVAEAVAEGEAEAVETEEKTEEA; this is translated from the coding sequence ATGGTTACAATGAAAGACCTATTAGAATGTGGTGTACACTTCGGACACCAAACAAGAAGATGGAATCCAAAGATGAAAAAATACATTTTTGGTGTTAGAAAAAATATTTATATTATTGACTTACAAAAAACATTAAGATATTTCAGATATACATACAATGTAGTTAGAGATGCAGCAGCAGAAGGTCAAACAATGATTTTTGTTGGTACTAAAAAACAAGCTAGTCAAGCTGTTAAAGATGCGGCTATCAAATGTGGAATGCCTTATGTAAACCACAGATGGTTAGGTGGAATGTTAACTAACTACGGAACAATTAAAAAATCAATTAGAAAATTAGAAGTTATTAAAAAAATGAGAGAAGAAGGTCAATTAGATCTTTTAACTAAAAAAGAAGCTTTAATGCTTACAAGAAAAGAAGAGAAGTTAGAATTATACCTTGGTGGTATTAAAGAAATGAATAAACTTCCTGATTTAATGTTTGTATTAGATGCAGTAAAAGAAAAAATTGCTATTAAAGAAGCAAGAAGATTAGGAATCAAAGTAGTAGCACCATTAGATACTAACTGCGATCCAGATGTTGTTGATTATCCAATCCCTGGAAATGATGATGCAATTAGATCAATTCAACTATTTTGTAATGAAATGGCTGAAGCTATGAATGAAGGAAAAGCTGCATTAGCTGAAGAAGAAGGTACAGAAGTTGAAGAAGCACCAGTATCTGAAGATGAAGCTAAAGAAGTTGTTGCAGAAGCTGTAGCTGAGGGTGAAGCTGAAGCAGTTGAAACTGAAGAAAAAACAGAGGAAGCATAA
- a CDS encoding DUF58 domain-containing protein produces MNINLKKILIKTKRGVFSENIGNNSSLLKGEGYDFLELKEYEYPDDVKNIDWVISAKLKKPYVKVFHAQRELNIAIIPILNGSVYFGTKKFKQELITEICAILGFSCIKQGDPFISFIANESLQLCTKKSKRDFSIHKMSEEIYNYKVLNKKVLYPKIIDEMFLKIKKKSTLFLVGDFFEIKNLDLRVLNKKHEIIIIIVRDKFEEEPTVLGNVNLVDPSSNLSFEGNINNNLIKEYKKNVKENDHLLYEHLQKCAIKFVKIYTHENPLPKLLRLMK; encoded by the coding sequence ATGAATATTAATTTAAAAAAAATATTAATAAAAACCAAAAGAGGTGTTTTCTCTGAAAATATTGGTAATAATTCTTCTTTATTAAAAGGAGAAGGTTATGATTTTTTAGAGTTAAAAGAGTATGAATATCCAGATGACGTGAAAAATATCGATTGGGTAATAAGTGCAAAACTAAAAAAACCTTATGTAAAAGTATTTCATGCTCAAAGGGAACTAAATATAGCAATAATACCTATTTTAAATGGTTCAGTATATTTTGGAACAAAAAAATTCAAGCAAGAGTTAATCACTGAAATCTGCGCTATACTAGGCTTCTCTTGTATAAAACAAGGTGATCCTTTTATTTCTTTTATAGCAAATGAATCTTTGCAATTATGCACAAAAAAATCAAAAAGAGATTTTTCTATTCATAAAATGAGTGAAGAAATTTATAACTATAAAGTATTAAATAAAAAAGTACTTTATCCAAAGATAATTGATGAAATGTTTTTAAAAATCAAAAAAAAATCAACCCTATTTTTAGTAGGAGATTTTTTTGAAATTAAAAATTTAGATTTAAGAGTATTAAATAAAAAACATGAAATTATTATTATAATAGTAAGAGATAAATTTGAAGAAGAACCAACTGTTTTAGGAAATGTAAACTTAGTTGATCCTTCTTCAAACTTAAGTTTTGAAGGGAATATAAATAATAATTTAATAAAAGAGTACAAAAAAAATGTAAAAGAGAATGACCACCTACTTTATGAGCATTTACAAAAATGTGCAATTAAATTTGTGAAAATATATACTCATGAAAATCCTTTACCTAAACTTTTAAGGTTAATGAAATAA